The DNA sequence GGTGGGCTTCATCTGGTCGATTGCCTGCGCGATCCAATCCGCCCCGAAGATCGCGTGGTCATTCTTTAAATTCAACAGTAGGCTCTGTTTTTCTCCCACCTGTTTTGAGTGAGTGGGGGCGACGATAATCGGAGCGATAGGGGCTCCGACAAATGTCGATTTCAATGCATAAACATATGTCGGAGCGTGAAGTGGCTCCGACGCGGCGGATCGAGGTCTTCACGGGTGCGGGGCGTCGGAGGACATGGGGCGCAGATCAGAAGGCGGCGATTGTCGCCGAGAGCTTCACAGAGGGCGCGAGCGTTTGTGAAGTGGCGCGGCGGCATGGTCTAACGCCGCAGCAACTTTTTACGTGGCGCCGTCAGGCGCGCAAAGAGACCGAGGCTCGCGAAGACGCAGGCGCGCCGCCACTGTTCGTTCCCGCAATCATGCAGGGGCCTGTGCCCGCGTCGCCGGCGAAGCGCAAACGACGCGTCCTGCGCCAGGAAACCGATTCGACGCCGACGATCGAACTCGAAGCCGATGGCGTCACGGCTCGCTCGCCGAATGCAACGCCGCCATCGCGCGCCCATGGAGACGATGAACGGCCGGCCGATGCGCAAGCTCGGGATCAGCCGAAGAGACCTGTTCGAGAAAATAGAGCGCGACGCCCTCGGCCCCTTGCCCGCGACAGAGTGGGAGTTCGCCGAGTGGAAGCGGGCGCGCGTCAATATCGATTATCACATCGATGCCGAGAGCTTCTTCTACTCAGTTCCGCACGCCCTCATCCACGCCGAGGTCGACGTGCGCGTCACCGAGCGGATGATCGAGGTTTTTCACCGTGGTCAGCGCGTCGGGCTGCACGAGCGCCGCTACATGGGCGCCCGGCACGGCACGGCCCCGGAGCACATGCCGAGCGT is a window from the Methylosinus sp. C49 genome containing:
- a CDS encoding transposase encodes the protein MEVFTGAGRRRTWGADQKAAIVAESFTEGASVCEVARRHGLTPQQLFTWRRQARKETEAREDAGAPPLFVPAIMQGPVPASPAKRKRRVLRQETDSTPTIELEADGVTARSPNATPPSRAHGDDERPADAQARDQPKRPVRENRARRPRPLARDRVGVRRVEAGARQYRLSHRCRELLLLSSARPHPRRGRRARHRADDRGFSPWSARRAARAPLHGRPARHGPGAHAERAPALRRLDAGSLPPLGGDDRAAHRRAHRRHARRAASSRAGLSDMSRGAEALSRRRGRKGRSRLRPRAGNRCLQLQERRRIAHRQIQGFRRRRRPPATLLDHENLRGPGYYH